A single Pan troglodytes isolate AG18354 chromosome X, NHGRI_mPanTro3-v2.0_pri, whole genome shotgun sequence DNA region contains:
- the F9 gene encoding coagulation factor IX isoform X1 yields the protein MQRVNMIMAESPGLITICLLGYLLSAECTVFLDHENANKILNRPKRYNSGKLEEFVQGNLERECMEEKCSFEEAREVFENTERTTEFWKQYVDGDQCESNPCLNGGSCKDDINSYECWCPFGFEGKNCELVPFPCGRVSVSQTSKLTRAETVFPDVDYVNSTEAETILDNITQSTQSFNDFTRVVGGEDAKPGQFPWQVVLNGKVDAFCGGSIVNEKWIVTAAHCVDTGVKITVVAGEHNIEETEHTEQKRNVIRIIPHHNYNAAINKYNHDIALLELDEPLVLNSYVTPICIADKEYTNIFLKFGSGYVSGWGRVFHKGRSALVLQYLRVPLVDRATCLRSTKFTIYNNMFCAGFHEGGRDSCQGDSGGPHVTEVEGTSFLTGIISWGEECAMKGKYGIYTKVSRYVNWIKEKTKLT from the exons ATGCAGCGTGTGAACATGATCATGGCAGAATCACCAGGCCTCATCACCATCTGCCTTTTAGGATATCTACTCAGTGctgaatgtacag TTTTTCTTGATCATGAAAATGCCAACAAAATTCTGAATCGGCCAAAGAGGTATAATTCAGGTAAATTGGAAGAGTTTGTTCAAGGGAACCTTGAGAGAGAATGTATGGAAGAAAAGTGTAGTTTTGAAGAAGCACGAGAAGTTTTTGAAAACACTGAAAGAACA aCTGAATTTTGGAAGCAGTATGTTG ATGGAGATCAGTGTGAGTCCAATCCATGTTTAAATGGCGGCAGTTGCAAGGATGACATTAATTCCTATGAATGTTGGTGTCCATTTGGATTTGAAGGAAAGAACTGTGAATTAG tGCCATTTCCATGTGGAAGAGTTTCTGTTTCACAAACTTCTAAGCTCACCCGTGCTGAGACTGTTTTTCCTGATGTGGACTATGTAAATTCTACTGAAGCTGAAACCATTTTGGATAACATCACTCAAAGCACCCAATCATTTAATGACTTCACTCGGGTTGTTGGTGGAGAAGATGCCAAACCAGGTCAATTCCCTTGGCAG GTTGTTTTGAATGGTAAAGTTGATGCATTCTGTGGAGGCTCTATCGTTAATGAAAAATGGATTGTAACTGCTGCCCACTGTGTTGACACTGGTGTTAAAATTACAGTTGTCGCAg gtgAACATAATATTGAGGAGACAGAACATACAGAGCAAAAGCGAAATGTGATTCGAATTATTCCTCACCACAACTACAATGCAGCTATTAATAAGTACAACCATGACATTGCCCTTCTGGAACTGGACGAACCCTTAGTGCTAAACAGCTACGTTACACCTATTTGCATTGCTGACAAGGAATACACGAACATCTTCCTCAAATTTGGATCTGGCTATGTAAGTGGCTGGGGAAGAGTCTTCCACAAAGGGAGATCAGCTTTAGTTCTTCAGTACCTTAGAGTTCCACTTGTTGACCGAGCCACATGTCTTCGATCTACAAAGTTCACCATCTATAACAACATGTTCTGTGCTGGCTTCCATGAAGGAGGTAGAGATTCATGTCAAGGAGATAGTGGGGGACCCCATGTTACTGAAGTGGAAGGGACCAGTTTCTTAACTGGAATTATTAGCTGGGGTGAAGAGTGTGCAATGAAAGGCAAATATGGAATATATACCAAGGTATCCCGGTATGTCAACTGgattaaggaaaaaacaaagctcACTTAA
- the F9 gene encoding coagulation factor IX precursor, translated as MQRVNMIMAESPGLITICLLGYLLSAECTVFLDHENANKILNRPKRYNSGKLEEFVQGNLERECMEEKCSFEEAREVFENTERTTEFWKQYVDGDQCESNPCLNGGSCKDDINSYECWCPFGFEGKNCELDVTCNIKNGRCEQFCKNSADNKVVCSCTEGYRLAENQKSCEPAVPFPCGRVSVSQTSKLTRAETVFPDVDYVNSTEAETILDNITQSTQSFNDFTRVVGGEDAKPGQFPWQVVLNGKVDAFCGGSIVNEKWIVTAAHCVDTGVKITVVAGEHNIEETEHTEQKRNVIRIIPHHNYNAAINKYNHDIALLELDEPLVLNSYVTPICIADKEYTNIFLKFGSGYVSGWGRVFHKGRSALVLQYLRVPLVDRATCLRSTKFTIYNNMFCAGFHEGGRDSCQGDSGGPHVTEVEGTSFLTGIISWGEECAMKGKYGIYTKVSRYVNWIKEKTKLT; from the exons ATGCAGCGTGTGAACATGATCATGGCAGAATCACCAGGCCTCATCACCATCTGCCTTTTAGGATATCTACTCAGTGctgaatgtacag TTTTTCTTGATCATGAAAATGCCAACAAAATTCTGAATCGGCCAAAGAGGTATAATTCAGGTAAATTGGAAGAGTTTGTTCAAGGGAACCTTGAGAGAGAATGTATGGAAGAAAAGTGTAGTTTTGAAGAAGCACGAGAAGTTTTTGAAAACACTGAAAGAACA aCTGAATTTTGGAAGCAGTATGTTG ATGGAGATCAGTGTGAGTCCAATCCATGTTTAAATGGCGGCAGTTGCAAGGATGACATTAATTCCTATGAATGTTGGTGTCCATTTGGATTTGAAGGAAAGAACTGTGAATTAG ATGTAACATGTAACATTAAGAATGGCAGATGCGAGCAGTTTTGTAAAAATAGTGCTGATAACAAGGTGGTTTGCTCCTGTACTGAGGGATATCGACTTGCAGAAAACCAGAAGTCCTGTGAACCAGCAG tGCCATTTCCATGTGGAAGAGTTTCTGTTTCACAAACTTCTAAGCTCACCCGTGCTGAGACTGTTTTTCCTGATGTGGACTATGTAAATTCTACTGAAGCTGAAACCATTTTGGATAACATCACTCAAAGCACCCAATCATTTAATGACTTCACTCGGGTTGTTGGTGGAGAAGATGCCAAACCAGGTCAATTCCCTTGGCAG GTTGTTTTGAATGGTAAAGTTGATGCATTCTGTGGAGGCTCTATCGTTAATGAAAAATGGATTGTAACTGCTGCCCACTGTGTTGACACTGGTGTTAAAATTACAGTTGTCGCAg gtgAACATAATATTGAGGAGACAGAACATACAGAGCAAAAGCGAAATGTGATTCGAATTATTCCTCACCACAACTACAATGCAGCTATTAATAAGTACAACCATGACATTGCCCTTCTGGAACTGGACGAACCCTTAGTGCTAAACAGCTACGTTACACCTATTTGCATTGCTGACAAGGAATACACGAACATCTTCCTCAAATTTGGATCTGGCTATGTAAGTGGCTGGGGAAGAGTCTTCCACAAAGGGAGATCAGCTTTAGTTCTTCAGTACCTTAGAGTTCCACTTGTTGACCGAGCCACATGTCTTCGATCTACAAAGTTCACCATCTATAACAACATGTTCTGTGCTGGCTTCCATGAAGGAGGTAGAGATTCATGTCAAGGAGATAGTGGGGGACCCCATGTTACTGAAGTGGAAGGGACCAGTTTCTTAACTGGAATTATTAGCTGGGGTGAAGAGTGTGCAATGAAAGGCAAATATGGAATATATACCAAGGTATCCCGGTATGTCAACTGgattaaggaaaaaacaaagctcACTTAA